Proteins from a genomic interval of Temnothorax longispinosus isolate EJ_2023e unplaced genomic scaffold, Tlon_JGU_v1 HiC_scaffold_38, whole genome shotgun sequence:
- the LOC139824456 gene encoding uncharacterized protein: MALARGSCNNMEQELLEQSTLLNSREDFAAWEQRCDEFIESLEEQSRIKRPRLSIDQSSIGLKQSLVACIARLEGLKDLVRQRFVHVGAGYSASETGLRWCEIDPAFESRILTGAVINSKHIDPRQFLKNAREIVLDRVRNVMQRHDNVKINTVFNGEFVANDKRANKSIATRNYEVFRESNLHEWYKRHVIEPTLAKLEEFQERDSGWALSRILNLMVNVNKYNPLHAGCIVEIPQEIKKKNAVINVRSIDNACFAWSVVAALYPVEEHTYRKSSYPHYTSVLDLTDIEFPMTLDQIKKFENHNNISINVYSIEKKNKKLTILPIRVTDRKMDRHVNLLYVHNDNVGHFAWIKNLSRLVSSQINRHHGRKYFCDR, encoded by the coding sequence ATGGCGTTAGCAAGAGGATCGTGCAATAACATGGAGCAAGAGTTGTTGGAGCAATCCACCCTGTTAAATTCGAGGGAAGACTTTGCCGCGTGGGAGCAACGATGCGACGAGTTTATCGAATCGTTGGAAGAACAAAGCCGAATTAAACGGCCACGATTATCAATCGATCAGTCATCGATCGGTCTTAAACAGTCATTGGTCGCTTGTATCGCAAGACTCGAAGGTTTGAAAGACTTGGTACGTCAACGTTTCGTACATGTGGGTGCGGGATACAGTGCGAGTGAGACAGGACTCAGATGGTGCGAGATAGATCCGGCTTTTGAAAGCCGTATATTGACTGGTGCGGTGATAAATTCCAAACACATCGACCCTCgtcaatttctcaaaaatgcgAGAGAAATTGTACTCGATCGTGTGCGGAACGTCATGCAACGACatgacaatgtaaaaattaacacagtGTTTAATGGTGAATTTGTTGCGAATGACAaacgcgcgaataaaagtatCGCAACGAGAAACTATGAAGTCTTTCGTGAGTCTAATCTGCACGAGTGGTACAAGAGACACGTCATCGAGCCTACCTTAGCAAAGCTGGAGGAATTCCAGGAACGTGATAgcggatgggcgttgtcgcgtatactcaatTTAATGGTAAATGTGAACAAATACAATCCGTTGCACGCGGGGTGTATTGTGGAAATaccgcaagaaattaaaaagaagaacgcGGTGATAAACGTGCGATCAATAGACAATGCATGTTTCGCATGGTCAGTGGTGGCTGCTCTGTATCCAGTTGAGGAACACACATATCGGAAATCGTCGTATCCTCATTACACGTCGGTGCTAGATCTTACGGACATTGAGTTTCCAATGACGTtggatcaaattaaaaaatttgaaaatcacaACAACATCTCCATCAACGTGTACagcatcgagaaaaaaaacaagaaacttACTATCTTGCCAATACGGGTTACTGACCGAAAGATGGACAGACATGTAAATCTGCTGTACGTGCATAACGACAACGTGGGACATTTTGCGTGGATCAAGAACCTATCCCGCCTCGTGAGCTCGCAAATCAACCGACACCATGGtcggaaatacttttgcgatcggtaa